One genomic segment of Hordeum vulgare subsp. vulgare chromosome 2H, MorexV3_pseudomolecules_assembly, whole genome shotgun sequence includes these proteins:
- the LOC123428114 gene encoding probable sulfate transporter 3.3: MVGMSGAYGGHHGNGGEGRAAPKQAVVVGAPPPPAAAEMEMEIGVVHKVAAQPAQSTASKMKGKVKETFFPDDPFRSFKGQPVRAQWVLAAKYLFPVLEWVPGYSLSLFKSDLVAGLTIASLAIPQGISYAKLANLPPIIGLYSSFVPPLVYAVLGSSRDLAVGPVSIASLIMGSMLRQAVSPSASPALFLQLAFTSTFFAGLVQASLGILRLGFIIDFLSKATLVGFMAGAAIIVSLQQLKALLGIVHFTTQMGIVPVMASVFQHTNEWSWQTILMGACFLVLLLAARHVSMRWPKFFWISACAPLASVIVSTLLVFLFKAQNHGISIIGSLKCGLNRPSWDQLLFDTTYLGLTMKTGLVTGIISLTEGVAVGRTFASLKDYQVDGNKEMMAIGLMNIVGSCTSCYVTTGAFSRSAVNHNAGCKTAMSNVVMALTVMVTLLFLMPLFVYTPNVVLGAIIIAAVIGLIDLPAAYNIWKMDKMDFLVCLCAFAGVIFISVQEGLAIAVGISIFRVLMQITRPRMMIQGNIKGTDIYRNLHQYKEAQRVPGFLILTIEAPINFANTNYLNERTKRWIEDESFSGNKQSELRVVILDLSAVPAIDTSGIAFLIDLKKSTEKHGLELVLVNPTGEVMEKIQRANDAHNHFRQDCLYLTTGEAIASLSGFAKMATP, translated from the exons ATGGTGGGGATGAGCGGCGCCTACGGCGGCCACCACGGCAATGGCGGCGAGGGCCGGGCGGCTCCCAAGCAGGCCGTGGTAGTCGGTGCGCCAccaccgccggcagcggccgagaTGGAGATGGAGATTGGGGTGGTGCACAAGGTGGCGGCGCAGCCGGCGCAGAGCACGGCGAGCAagatgaaggggaaggtgaaggagACCTTCTTCCCCGACGACCCGTTCCGGAGCTTCAAGGGGCAGCCGGTGCGGGCGCAGTGGGTGCTGGCGGCCAAGTACCTGTTCCCCGTGCTGGAGTGGGTGCCCGGctactccctctccctcttcaagtccgacctcgtcgccggcctcaCCATTGCCAGCCTCGCCATCCCCCAG GGTATTAGCTACGCCAAGCTTGCCAACCTGCCGCCGATCATAGGCCTAT ATTCGAGCTTCGTGCCGCCGCTGGTGTACGCGGTGCTGGGGAGCTCGAGGGACCTGGCGGTGGGGCCGGTGTCGATCGCGTCGCTGATCATGGGGTCGATGCTGCGGCAGGCGGTGAGCCCGTCGGCGTCGCCGGCGCTGTTCCTGCAGCTGGCCTTCACGTCCACCTTCTTCGCGGGGCTGGTGCAGGCGTCGCTCGGCATCCTCCGCCTGGGATTCATCATCGACTTCCTCTCCAAGGCGACGCTGGTGGGGTTCATGGCCGGCGCCGCCATCATCGTCTCGCTCCAGCAGCTCAAGGCCCTGCTCGGCATCGTCCACTTCACCACCCAGATGGGCATCGTCCCCGTCATGGCCTCCGTCTTCCAACACACCAACGAG TGGTCGTGGCAGACGATACTGATGGGGGCATGCTTCCTGGTGCTCCTGCTAGCGGCCAGGCACGTG AGCATGAGATGGCCGAAGTTCTTCTGGATCTCAGCGTGTGCTCCCTTGGCGTCCGTCATCGTATCCACGCTGCTCGTCTTCCTGTTCAAAGCACAGAACCACGGCATCAGCATC ATTGGATCGCTCAAATGTGGCCTGAACCGCCCCTCATGGGACCAACTGCTCTTCGATACCACATATCTTGGACTCACCATGAAGACCGGCCTCGTCACCGGAATCATCTCCCTGACG GAAGGGGTAGCAGTTGGTAGGACGTTCGCATCACTCAAGGACTACCAGGTGGATGGAAACAAAGAGATGATGGCCATTGGGTTGATGAACATTGTGGGCTCATGTACATCATGCTATGTGACAACAG GAGCATTCTCTCGCTCTGCTGTGAACCACAATGCTGGCTGCAAGACCGCCATGTCCAACGTGGTCATGGCACTGACGGTCATGGTCACGCTGCTGTTCCTCATGCCATTGTTCGTATACACGCCGAATGTTGTCCTTGGAGCAATCATCATCGCTGCTGTCATTGGCCTGATCGATCTCCCTGCTGCATACAACATCTGGAAGATGGATAAGATGGATTTCCTCGTGTGCCTTTGCGCATTTGCTGGTGTCATCTTCATCTCGGTCCAGGAAGGCCTCGCGATTGCG GTCGGTATATCCATATTTAGGGTATTGATGCAAATCACAAGGCCAAGGATGATGATTCAGGGGAACATTAAGGGAACAGATATTTACCGGAACCTCCATCAGTATAAGGAGGCTCAAAGAGTTCCTGGATTCTTGATACTGACAATTGAGGCTCCTATAAACTTTGCAAACACCAACTACCTAAATGAAAG GACTAAAAGATGGATAGAGGATGAAAGTTTTTCAGGGAATAAACAAAGTGAACTCCGTGTCGTAATCTTGGATCTATCAG CTGTCCCTGCAATTGACACAAGCGGCATAGCATTCCTCATCGACCTaaagaaatcaacagagaagCATGGCCTAGAG CTTGTACTTGTGAATCCAACCGGAGAGGTTATGGAGAAAATACA